Proteins co-encoded in one Arachis hypogaea cultivar Tifrunner chromosome 11, arahy.Tifrunner.gnm2.J5K5, whole genome shotgun sequence genomic window:
- the LOC112720203 gene encoding sodium/hydrogen exchanger 4 isoform X5: protein MMFGVIGVFISTSIITGGSWWLFPKLNFLGLSARDYLGEIAIGTIFSSTDTVCTLQVLHQDETPLLYSLVFGEGVVNDATSVVLFNAVQKLDVSRLSGRAFRVLGDFLYLFSSSTALGVLTGLLTAYILKGLSFGRHSSVREISLMMLMAYLSYMLAELLELSGILTVFFCGILMSHYAWHNVTEISRITTRHVFATISFIAETFIFLYVGMDALDIEKWRMTKLSSGSLMGIYGCLILLILVGRAAFVFPLSAFANSMMSRRAGSGSSITFKHQIIIWWAGLMRGAVSIALAFKQFTFSGVTSDPVNATMITNTIIVVLFTTLVFGFLTKPLIRYMLPHNNGTRRNTNHEAGGTPGEDLNLPLLSFEESAATNISRAKESLSMFIGSPVYTIHHYWRKFDDAYMRPLFGGPHHNRSRC from the exons ATGATGTTTGGAGTGATTGGTGTTTTTATTTCGACTTCTATTATTACGGGCG GCAGTTGGTGGCTGTTTCCTAAGTTGAACTTCCTCGGCTTGAGTGCGCGGGATTACCTCGGTGAGATTG CTATAGGAACAATTTTCTCATCAACAGACACAGTTTGTACACTGCAG GTGCTGCATCAAGATGAAACTCCTTTACTATACAGCCTAGTGTTTGGGGAAGGAGTGGTAAATGATGCAACATCAGTTGTTCTCTTCAATGCTGTTCAAAAGCTTGATGTTTCCAGACTCAGTGGCAGGGCATTCCGCGTTCTCGGAGATTTCTTGTATCTCTTCTCATCAAGCACTGCTCTTGGAGTATTA ACCGGACTTCTCACAGCATATATCTTGAAAGGCTTAAGTTTTGGaag ACATTCAAGTGTTCGCGAAATTTCATTGATGATGTTAATGGCATACCTATCTTACATGTTGGCCGAG CTACTTGAATTAAGTGGAATCCTCACTGTTTTCTTTTGTGGGATACTAATGTCACATTATGCATGGCATAACGTAACTGAAATTTCAAGAATCACAACCAG GCATGTGTTTGCGACAATATCGTTTATTGCAGAAACTTTCATATTTCTTTACGTGGGAATGGATGCACTTGACATTGAAAAGTGGAGGATGACCAAATTAAG TTCCGGAAGTTTGATGGGAATTTACGGTTGCTTAATCTTACTGATATTAGTTGGGCGTGCTGCATTCGTCTTCCCGCTCTCGGCTTTTGCCAATTCCATGATGAGTAGGCGCGCCGGGAGCGGGTCAAGTATCACATTCAAACATCAG ATAATTATTTGGTGGGCTGGTCTAATGAGGGGAGCAGTCTCAATTGCTCTTGCTTTCAAACAG TTCACATTCTCTGGTGTTACCTCTGATCCCGTGAATGCAACTATGATTACcaacaccattattgttgttcttTTCACCACATTA GTGTTTGGTTTTCTAACAAAACCACTGATTAGATATATGCTTCCCCACAACAATGGAACAAGAAGAAACACAAACCATGAAGCAGGAGGGACACCTGGTGAGGACTTGAACTTGCCTTTGTTGTCTTTTGAAGAGTCAGCAGCAACAAACATAAGCCGTGCAAAGGAAAGTCTTTCCATGTTCATAGGGTCTCCAGTATACACCATACATCACTATTGGAGAAAGTTTGATGATGCATACATGAGGCCTCTCTTTGGTGGACCTCACCATAACAGGTCGCGGTGCTAG
- the LOC112720203 gene encoding sodium/hydrogen exchanger 4 isoform X6, whose amino-acid sequence MMFGVIGVFISTSIITGGSWWLFPKLNFLGLSARDYLAIGTIFSSTDTVCTLQVLHQDETPLLYSLVFGEGVVNDATSVVLFNAVQKLDVSRLSGRAFRVLGDFLYLFSSSTALGVLTGLLTAYILKGLSFGRHSSVREISLMMLMAYLSYMLAELLELSGILTVFFCGILMSHYAWHNVTEISRITTRHVFATISFIAETFIFLYVGMDALDIEKWRMTKLSSGSLMGIYGCLILLILVGRAAFVFPLSAFANSMMSRRAGSGSSITFKHQIIIWWAGLMRGAVSIALAFKQFTFSGVTSDPVNATMITNTIIVVLFTTLVFGFLTKPLIRYMLPHNNGTRRNTNHEAGGTPGEDLNLPLLSFEESAATNISRAKESLSMFIGSPVYTIHHYWRKFDDAYMRPLFGGPHHNRSRC is encoded by the exons ATGATGTTTGGAGTGATTGGTGTTTTTATTTCGACTTCTATTATTACGGGCG GCAGTTGGTGGCTGTTTCCTAAGTTGAACTTCCTCGGCTTGAGTGCGCGGGATTACCTCG CTATAGGAACAATTTTCTCATCAACAGACACAGTTTGTACACTGCAG GTGCTGCATCAAGATGAAACTCCTTTACTATACAGCCTAGTGTTTGGGGAAGGAGTGGTAAATGATGCAACATCAGTTGTTCTCTTCAATGCTGTTCAAAAGCTTGATGTTTCCAGACTCAGTGGCAGGGCATTCCGCGTTCTCGGAGATTTCTTGTATCTCTTCTCATCAAGCACTGCTCTTGGAGTATTA ACCGGACTTCTCACAGCATATATCTTGAAAGGCTTAAGTTTTGGaag ACATTCAAGTGTTCGCGAAATTTCATTGATGATGTTAATGGCATACCTATCTTACATGTTGGCCGAG CTACTTGAATTAAGTGGAATCCTCACTGTTTTCTTTTGTGGGATACTAATGTCACATTATGCATGGCATAACGTAACTGAAATTTCAAGAATCACAACCAG GCATGTGTTTGCGACAATATCGTTTATTGCAGAAACTTTCATATTTCTTTACGTGGGAATGGATGCACTTGACATTGAAAAGTGGAGGATGACCAAATTAAG TTCCGGAAGTTTGATGGGAATTTACGGTTGCTTAATCTTACTGATATTAGTTGGGCGTGCTGCATTCGTCTTCCCGCTCTCGGCTTTTGCCAATTCCATGATGAGTAGGCGCGCCGGGAGCGGGTCAAGTATCACATTCAAACATCAG ATAATTATTTGGTGGGCTGGTCTAATGAGGGGAGCAGTCTCAATTGCTCTTGCTTTCAAACAG TTCACATTCTCTGGTGTTACCTCTGATCCCGTGAATGCAACTATGATTACcaacaccattattgttgttcttTTCACCACATTA GTGTTTGGTTTTCTAACAAAACCACTGATTAGATATATGCTTCCCCACAACAATGGAACAAGAAGAAACACAAACCATGAAGCAGGAGGGACACCTGGTGAGGACTTGAACTTGCCTTTGTTGTCTTTTGAAGAGTCAGCAGCAACAAACATAAGCCGTGCAAAGGAAAGTCTTTCCATGTTCATAGGGTCTCCAGTATACACCATACATCACTATTGGAGAAAGTTTGATGATGCATACATGAGGCCTCTCTTTGGTGGACCTCACCATAACAGGTCGCGGTGCTAG
- the LOC112720205 gene encoding proteasome subunit alpha type-6, with translation MSRGSGGGYDRHITIFSPEGRLFQVEYAFKAVKAAGITSIGVRGKDSVCVVTQKKVPDKLLDQTSVTHLFPITKYLGLLATGMTADARTLVQQARNEAAEFRFRYGYEMPVDILAKWIADKSQVYTQHAYMRPLGVVAMVLGIDDEFGPRLYKCDPAGHYFGHKATSAGLKDQEAINFLEKKMKSDPSFTYEETVQTAISALQSVLQEDFKATEIEVGVVQKENPEFRILSTEEIDEHLTAISERD, from the exons ATGAGTCGAGGGAGCGGAGGCGGATACGATCGCCACATCACTATTTTCTCCCCTGAGGGTCGTCTCTTCCAAGTTG AGTATGCTTTCAAGGCTGTTAAGGCTGCTGGGATCACCTCAATCGGTGTACGGGGAAAGGATTCAGTTTGTGTTGTTACTCAGAAGAAGGTTCCG GACAAGCTATTGGATCAGACAAGTGTTACACATCTGTTTCCCATCACCAAGTATCTTGGTTTACTGGCAACTGGAATGACAG CTGATGCTAGGACATTAGTTCAGCAAGCAAGAAATGAAGCTGCTGAGTTTCGGTTTAGATATGGATATGAGATGCCTGTGGACATATTGGCTAAATG GATTGCAGACAAATCTCAAGTCTATACTCAACATGCTTACATGAGACCACTTGGAGTAG TTGCCATGGTTTTGGGTATTGACGATGAATTTGGTCCCCGCCTTTACAAATGCGACCCAGCTGGTCATTACTTTGGTCACAAG GCCACAAGTGCTGGATTGAAGGACCAAGAGGCGAttaatttcttggaaaagaagatgAAGAGTGACCCTTCATTTACTTATGAGGAGACTGTTCAG aCTGCGATCTCTGCTTTGCAATCAGTTCTTCAGGAGGATTTTAAGGCCACTGAGATTGAG GTTGGAGTTGTCCAAAAAGAGAATCCGGAATTCAGAATTTTATCGACGGAGGAGATCGACGAGCACTTGACTGCAATAAGTGAGCGCGACTGA